A single window of Sparus aurata chromosome 12, fSpaAur1.1, whole genome shotgun sequence DNA harbors:
- the LOC115592747 gene encoding protein FAM222A-like isoform X1 → MLACIQRRQNLSSQRLACTPKSLDVPPPPLLLSVPPLQPCTHKGEPASMISRYPSPAELDAFAQKNANSPLSIKIFPSDIRVPQHKQLNKMVNGLDTTGPRYSPYSHPYSGGYQGLLAVVKASEVVKGVVKNSEGRRTKHANSQTPVAPYNNPVNNGYTVRHGHKAYHISSCKPPDVPIETHCSSGGMASGDQSQAAQSELAEVHSLMRQMSRVPHSQALQLGGEARASPSLQAVAAVAHPDSDFVPGVPPHSSRAFTGAVIPTQSADIAKAGYLEKGDYTVWRQQQQHQPYQQGAVRMYGVSNSAQGHRAAEAGQPPETCLPLSCSSQLTYRLHPGQERVGGSSLNRAAMQGELPVGQYFAPLWDAVVATPHSDCYTSQVLATGTCAARPTDLGFSHPHPHPHHHPNRHQHHHHPQQHQPQLRPPLPPHAQAYSTDQNLCCGLSSSSLCHAAVLSSSLQSLECLISEIHPPCIKERMLGRGYEAMGMPQLLEHHQQAHIQLPVYR, encoded by the coding sequence GCGAGCCGGCCTCCATGATTTCTCGGTACCCGTCTCCCGCAGAGTTGGATGCGTTTGCCCAGAAGAATGCCAACAGCCCGCTGTCCATCAAAATCTTTCCGTCTGACATCCGGGtcccacaacataaacagctcAACAAAATGGTCAATGGCTTGGACACCACGGGTCCACGCTACAGCCCCTATTCACACCCGTACTCAGGAGGCTACCAGGGTTTGCTGGCCGTCGTCAAAGCCTCTGAAGTGGTCAAAGGTGTGGTGAAGAACTCCGAGGGAAGGAGGACTAAACATGCAAACAGCCAGACTCCTGTGGCACCGTACAATAATCCTGTGAATAATGGCTACACAGTCAGACACGGGCACAAGGCCTATCATATAAGCTCATGTAAGCCCCCCGACGTTCCCATTGAGACACATTGTTCCAGCGGAGGGATGGCCTCTGGAGATCAGAGCCAGGCCGCCCAGTCTGAGCTGGCGGAGGTTCACAGCCTGATGAGACAGATGAGCAGAGTTCCCCACAGCCAGGCCCTGCAGCTGGGGGGAGAAGCCCGAGCCAGCCCCTCTCTGCAGGCTGTGGCTGCTGTGGCACATCCAGACTCAGACTTTGTCCCGGGGGTGCCGCCCCACAGCAGTCGGGCATTCACAGGGGCAGTAATACCTACGCAGAGTGCAGACATAGCCAAAGCTGGGTACTTGGAGAAAGGAGACTACACAGtgtggcggcagcagcagcagcatcagcccTATCAGCAGGGAGCAGTGAGGATGTATGGTGTGAGTAACAGCGCTCAGgggcacagagcagcagaggctgGCCAGCCTCCTGAAACCTGCCTTCCGTTGAGCTGCTCCTCGCAGCTGACATATAGGCTGCATCCTGGGCAGGAACGAGTCGGCGGCTCCTCTCTAAACCGTGCTGCCATGCAGGGGGAGCTCCCTGTCGGACAGTACTTCGCTCCTCTGTGGGACGCCGTCGTGGCCACCCCTCATAGCGACTGTTATACTTCTCAGGTGCTGGCAACGGGTACATGCGCAGCCAGGCCTACGGACCTTGGGTTCTCCCATCCCCATCCCcatccccaccaccacccaaaccgccaccaacaccaccaccacccacagCAACACCAGCCACAGCTCCGCCCGCCTCTCCCCCCTCATGCCCAGGCCTACAGCACAGACCAAAACCTCTGTTGCGGGCTGTCCAGTTCTAGCCTGTGCCACGCTGCAGTActcagcagcagcctgcagtcTCTGGAGTGCCTCATCAGTGAGATCCACCCTCCCTGCATCAAAGAGCGCATGCTGGGCCGTGGGTATGAAGCCATGGGGATGCCTCAGCTGCTGGAGCACCACCAGCAAGCGCACATCCAGCTCCCCGTCTATAGATAA
- the LOC115592747 gene encoding protein FAM222A-like isoform X2 has translation MFHHRRYCCQCHRCSHAPTKDKGQREPASMISRYPSPAELDAFAQKNANSPLSIKIFPSDIRVPQHKQLNKMVNGLDTTGPRYSPYSHPYSGGYQGLLAVVKASEVVKGVVKNSEGRRTKHANSQTPVAPYNNPVNNGYTVRHGHKAYHISSCKPPDVPIETHCSSGGMASGDQSQAAQSELAEVHSLMRQMSRVPHSQALQLGGEARASPSLQAVAAVAHPDSDFVPGVPPHSSRAFTGAVIPTQSADIAKAGYLEKGDYTVWRQQQQHQPYQQGAVRMYGVSNSAQGHRAAEAGQPPETCLPLSCSSQLTYRLHPGQERVGGSSLNRAAMQGELPVGQYFAPLWDAVVATPHSDCYTSQVLATGTCAARPTDLGFSHPHPHPHHHPNRHQHHHHPQQHQPQLRPPLPPHAQAYSTDQNLCCGLSSSSLCHAAVLSSSLQSLECLISEIHPPCIKERMLGRGYEAMGMPQLLEHHQQAHIQLPVYR, from the exons GATAAAGGCCAAC GCGAGCCGGCCTCCATGATTTCTCGGTACCCGTCTCCCGCAGAGTTGGATGCGTTTGCCCAGAAGAATGCCAACAGCCCGCTGTCCATCAAAATCTTTCCGTCTGACATCCGGGtcccacaacataaacagctcAACAAAATGGTCAATGGCTTGGACACCACGGGTCCACGCTACAGCCCCTATTCACACCCGTACTCAGGAGGCTACCAGGGTTTGCTGGCCGTCGTCAAAGCCTCTGAAGTGGTCAAAGGTGTGGTGAAGAACTCCGAGGGAAGGAGGACTAAACATGCAAACAGCCAGACTCCTGTGGCACCGTACAATAATCCTGTGAATAATGGCTACACAGTCAGACACGGGCACAAGGCCTATCATATAAGCTCATGTAAGCCCCCCGACGTTCCCATTGAGACACATTGTTCCAGCGGAGGGATGGCCTCTGGAGATCAGAGCCAGGCCGCCCAGTCTGAGCTGGCGGAGGTTCACAGCCTGATGAGACAGATGAGCAGAGTTCCCCACAGCCAGGCCCTGCAGCTGGGGGGAGAAGCCCGAGCCAGCCCCTCTCTGCAGGCTGTGGCTGCTGTGGCACATCCAGACTCAGACTTTGTCCCGGGGGTGCCGCCCCACAGCAGTCGGGCATTCACAGGGGCAGTAATACCTACGCAGAGTGCAGACATAGCCAAAGCTGGGTACTTGGAGAAAGGAGACTACACAGtgtggcggcagcagcagcagcatcagcccTATCAGCAGGGAGCAGTGAGGATGTATGGTGTGAGTAACAGCGCTCAGgggcacagagcagcagaggctgGCCAGCCTCCTGAAACCTGCCTTCCGTTGAGCTGCTCCTCGCAGCTGACATATAGGCTGCATCCTGGGCAGGAACGAGTCGGCGGCTCCTCTCTAAACCGTGCTGCCATGCAGGGGGAGCTCCCTGTCGGACAGTACTTCGCTCCTCTGTGGGACGCCGTCGTGGCCACCCCTCATAGCGACTGTTATACTTCTCAGGTGCTGGCAACGGGTACATGCGCAGCCAGGCCTACGGACCTTGGGTTCTCCCATCCCCATCCCcatccccaccaccacccaaaccgccaccaacaccaccaccacccacagCAACACCAGCCACAGCTCCGCCCGCCTCTCCCCCCTCATGCCCAGGCCTACAGCACAGACCAAAACCTCTGTTGCGGGCTGTCCAGTTCTAGCCTGTGCCACGCTGCAGTActcagcagcagcctgcagtcTCTGGAGTGCCTCATCAGTGAGATCCACCCTCCCTGCATCAAAGAGCGCATGCTGGGCCGTGGGTATGAAGCCATGGGGATGCCTCAGCTGCTGGAGCACCACCAGCAAGCGCACATCCAGCTCCCCGTCTATAGATAA